The following are encoded in a window of Pseudomonas sp. JQ170C genomic DNA:
- the gltX gene encoding glutamate--tRNA ligase: MTTVRTRIAPSPTGDPHVGTAYIALFNYCFAKQHGGEFILRIEDTDQLRSTRESEQQIFDALRWLGIEWSEGPDVGGPHGPYRQSERGDIYKQYAQQLVDAGHAFPCFCTAEELDQMRAEQMARGETPRYDGRALLLSAEEVQRRLAAGEPHVIRMKVPSEGVCVVPDMLRGDVEIPWDRMDMQVLMKTDGLPTYFLANVVDDHLMGITHVLRGEEWLPSAPKLIKLYEYFGWEQPVLCYMPLLRNPDKSKLSKRKNPTSVTFYERMGFMPEAMLNYLGRMGWSMPDEREKFSLAEMVDHFDLSRVSLGGPIFDIEKLSWLNGQWLRDLPVEEFAARVQKWAFNSDYMMKIAPHVQGRVETFSQIAPLGGFFFEGALKLDAKLFEHKKLSADQVRQVMQLILWKLESLRQWEKERITGCIQAVVEALELKLRDAMPLMFAAISGQASSVSVLDAMEILGPDLTRYRLRQALDLLGGVSKKENKEWEKLLGTIA, translated from the coding sequence ATGACCACCGTTCGCACGCGTATCGCGCCTTCGCCTACTGGCGATCCCCACGTCGGCACCGCTTACATCGCCCTGTTCAACTACTGCTTTGCCAAGCAGCACGGCGGCGAGTTCATCCTGCGTATCGAAGATACCGACCAGCTGCGTTCGACCCGCGAGTCTGAACAGCAGATCTTCGACGCCCTGCGCTGGCTGGGCATCGAATGGAGCGAAGGCCCGGATGTTGGCGGCCCGCACGGCCCGTACCGGCAGAGCGAGCGGGGCGATATCTACAAGCAGTACGCCCAGCAGCTGGTCGATGCCGGCCATGCCTTCCCGTGCTTCTGCACCGCTGAAGAGCTGGACCAGATGCGCGCCGAGCAGATGGCCCGCGGCGAAACCCCGCGCTACGACGGCCGCGCCTTGCTGCTGTCGGCTGAAGAAGTGCAGCGCCGCCTGGCCGCTGGCGAGCCGCATGTGATCCGCATGAAGGTGCCGAGCGAAGGTGTGTGCGTGGTGCCGGACATGCTGCGTGGCGATGTCGAGATTCCATGGGACCGCATGGACATGCAGGTCCTGATGAAGACCGATGGCTTGCCGACCTACTTCCTGGCCAACGTGGTCGATGACCACCTGATGGGCATCACCCACGTGCTGCGCGGGGAAGAGTGGCTGCCTTCGGCACCCAAGCTGATCAAGCTGTACGAGTACTTCGGCTGGGAACAACCGGTGCTGTGCTACATGCCGCTGCTGCGTAACCCCGACAAGAGCAAGCTGTCCAAGCGCAAGAACCCGACCTCGGTGACGTTCTACGAGCGCATGGGCTTCATGCCGGAAGCCATGCTCAATTACCTGGGCCGCATGGGTTGGTCGATGCCGGATGAGCGCGAGAAGTTCTCGCTGGCCGAGATGGTCGACCACTTCGACTTGTCCCGCGTCTCCCTGGGTGGTCCGATCTTCGATATCGAGAAATTGTCGTGGCTCAACGGCCAGTGGCTGCGTGACTTGCCGGTGGAAGAGTTCGCCGCACGGGTGCAGAAGTGGGCGTTCAACAGCGATTACATGATGAAGATCGCGCCGCACGTGCAGGGCAGGGTAGAGACCTTCAGCCAGATCGCGCCGTTGGGTGGCTTCTTCTTTGAAGGTGCACTCAAGCTCGATGCCAAGCTGTTCGAGCACAAGAAACTGTCGGCTGACCAGGTGCGCCAGGTCATGCAACTGATCCTGTGGAAGCTCGAAAGCCTGCGCCAGTGGGAGAAGGAGCGCATCACCGGTTGCATCCAGGCAGTGGTCGAGGCGTTGGAGCTGAAGCTGCGTGACGCGATGCCGCTGATGTTCGCTGCGATCAGCGGTCAGGCCAGCTCGGTGTCGGTACTAGACGCCATGGAGATCCTCGGCCCGGACCTGACCCGCTACCGCCTGCGCCAGGCCTTGGACCTGCTCGGTGGTGTGTCGAAGAAAGAAAACAAAGAGTGGGAAAAACTGTTGGGCACCATTGCCTGA
- a CDS encoding TetR/AcrR family transcriptional regulator, translating to MNDKKAKTRERILEAACSALIQHGPAEPSVNEVMGAAGLTVGGFYAHFDSKDALMLEAFSQLLNERRALLAEVDPNMSGEERRALVAAFYLSRKHRDATERACPLPNSLGEMSRLPEAFREVLAEHIELMMANLADSPEEADKVLADLALMVGGLALARALGTDELSDRILRAAKSAVV from the coding sequence ATGAACGACAAAAAGGCAAAAACCCGCGAACGGATACTCGAAGCTGCCTGCAGTGCATTGATCCAGCACGGCCCTGCCGAGCCCAGCGTCAATGAAGTCATGGGTGCGGCGGGGCTGACCGTGGGGGGCTTCTATGCGCACTTCGACAGCAAGGACGCCCTGATGCTCGAAGCGTTCAGCCAGTTGCTCAATGAGCGCCGGGCGCTGCTTGCCGAAGTCGATCCGAACATGAGCGGCGAAGAGCGTCGTGCCCTGGTCGCGGCCTTCTACCTGTCGCGCAAACACCGTGACGCCACCGAACGCGCCTGCCCGCTGCCCAACTCCCTGGGCGAGATGTCGCGCCTGCCAGAGGCTTTTCGTGAGGTGCTGGCCGAGCACATCGAATTGATGATGGCCAATCTCGCCGACAGCCCCGAAGAAGCTGACAAGGTGTTGGCCGATCTGGCCTTGATGGTCGGTGGGCTGGCCCTGGCCCGTGCCCTGGGCACTGACGAGCTGTCTGATCGAATCCTGCGTGCCGCCAAGTCGGCGGTTGTCTGA
- the uvrB gene encoding excinuclease ABC subunit UvrB, with the protein MSEFQLVTRFQPAGDQPEAIRQMVEGIEAGLAHQTLLGVTGSGKTFSIANVIAQVQRPTLVLAPNKTLAAQLYGEFKAFFPNNAVEYFVSYYDYYQPEAYVPSSDTFIEKDASINDHIEQMRLSATKALLERRDAIIVTTVSCIYGLGSPETYLKMVLHVDRGDKLDQRALLRRLADLQYTRNEMDFARATFRVRGDVIDIFPAESDLEAIRIELFDDEVENIAAFDPLTGEVIRKLPRFTFYPKSHYVTPRETLLEAMEGIKEELQQRLEYLHKANKLVEAQRLEQRTRFDLEMILELGYCNGIENYSRYLSGRPAGAPPPTLYDYLPPDALLVIDESHVSVPQVGAMYKGDRSRKETLVEYGFRLPSALDNRPMRFDEWEAVSPQTIFVSATPGPYEAEHAGRVVEQVVRPTGLVDPQVEVRPAITQVDDLLSEIRKRVAVEERVLVTTLTKRMAEDLTDYLADHDVRVRYLHSDIDTVERVEIIRDLRLGTFDVLVGINLLREGLDMPEVSLVAILDADKEGFLRSERSLIQTIGRAARNLNGRAILYADRITGSMERAIGETERRRDKQIAFNEANGIVPKGVIKDVTDIMEGANVPGSRSKKRKGMAKAAEESARYEAELRSPGEIAKRIKLLEEKMYQLARDLEFEAAAQLRDEISALRERLITV; encoded by the coding sequence ATGTCCGAGTTTCAGCTCGTCACCCGTTTCCAGCCGGCCGGCGACCAGCCGGAGGCCATTCGCCAGATGGTCGAAGGCATCGAGGCGGGCCTGGCGCACCAGACCCTGCTCGGGGTAACCGGCTCGGGCAAGACCTTCAGCATTGCCAACGTGATTGCCCAGGTGCAGCGCCCCACGCTGGTGCTGGCGCCCAACAAGACCCTGGCGGCGCAGCTCTACGGCGAATTCAAGGCGTTTTTCCCCAACAACGCCGTGGAGTATTTCGTTTCCTATTACGACTACTACCAGCCAGAAGCCTATGTGCCGTCCTCCGACACCTTCATCGAGAAGGATGCCTCGATCAACGACCACATCGAGCAGATGCGCCTGTCGGCCACCAAGGCGCTGCTTGAACGGCGCGATGCGATCATTGTGACCACGGTGTCCTGCATCTATGGCCTGGGCAGCCCGGAAACCTACCTGAAGATGGTCTTGCACGTGGATCGCGGCGACAAGCTCGACCAGCGTGCCCTGCTGCGTCGCCTGGCCGACCTGCAATACACCCGCAACGAGATGGATTTTGCCCGGGCCACCTTTCGTGTGCGCGGGGATGTGATCGACATCTTCCCGGCCGAGTCGGACCTTGAGGCCATCCGCATCGAACTGTTCGATGACGAGGTGGAGAACATTGCTGCCTTCGACCCACTCACCGGCGAGGTGATCCGCAAGCTGCCGCGCTTCACGTTCTATCCCAAGAGCCACTACGTAACCCCGCGCGAAACCTTGCTGGAGGCGATGGAAGGCATCAAGGAAGAATTGCAGCAGCGCCTGGAATACCTGCACAAGGCCAACAAGCTGGTCGAAGCCCAGCGCCTGGAGCAGCGCACCCGTTTTGACCTGGAGATGATTCTTGAGCTGGGCTACTGCAACGGCATCGAGAACTACTCGCGCTACCTCTCCGGCCGCCCGGCCGGGGCACCGCCGCCGACCCTCTACGACTACCTGCCGCCCGATGCCTTGCTGGTGATCGACGAGTCCCACGTCAGCGTTCCGCAGGTCGGGGCGATGTACAAAGGCGACCGCTCACGCAAGGAAACCCTTGTCGAGTACGGTTTTCGCCTGCCGTCGGCGCTGGACAACCGGCCCATGCGCTTTGACGAGTGGGAGGCGGTCAGCCCGCAGACCATTTTCGTCTCCGCAACCCCGGGGCCCTATGAGGCCGAGCATGCGGGCAGGGTGGTGGAGCAGGTGGTGCGTCCCACCGGCCTGGTTGACCCGCAAGTGGAAGTACGCCCGGCGATCACCCAGGTCGATGATCTGCTTTCGGAGATCCGCAAGCGGGTCGCCGTTGAAGAGCGGGTGCTGGTCACCACCTTGACCAAGCGCATGGCCGAAGACCTGACCGACTACCTCGCCGACCATGATGTGCGGGTGCGCTACCTGCACTCGGACATCGATACGGTGGAGCGGGTCGAAATCATCCGCGACCTGCGCCTGGGTACCTTCGATGTGTTGGTGGGGATCAACTTGTTGCGTGAGGGCCTGGACATGCCCGAGGTGTCGCTGGTGGCGATCCTTGACGCCGACAAGGAAGGTTTCCTGCGTTCCGAGCGCTCGCTGATCCAGACCATCGGCCGTGCCGCCCGTAACCTCAACGGTCGCGCCATTCTCTATGCCGACAGAATCACCGGCTCGATGGAGCGAGCCATTGGCGAAACCGAGCGCCGTCGTGACAAGCAGATTGCCTTCAACGAAGCCAACGGCATCGTGCCCAAGGGCGTGATCAAGGACGTCACCGACATCATGGAAGGCGCCAACGTGCCCGGCTCGCGCAGCAAGAAGCGCAAAGGCATGGCCAAGGCTGCCGAAGAAAGCGCGCGCTACGAGGCCGAGCTGCGCTCGCCGGGCGAGATCGCCAAGCGCATCAAGCTGCTGGAAGAGAAGATGTACCAACTGGCACGCGACCTGGAGTTCGAGGCAGCGGCGCAGTTGCGCGACGAGATCTCAGCGTTGCGCGAGCGGCTGATCACCGTCTAA
- a CDS encoding acyl-CoA thioesterase — MSWDLATPFTIDLRVGADDIDGLGHANNAVYVTWLERCAWRHSQRLGLDLAEYRRLDRAMAVVRHEIDYLAAAYEDDELQLATWIVDWDQRLKMSRRFQLVRPSDGTTLLRAQTTFVCIELSTGRPKRMPSEFIDGYGPALMTGAL; from the coding sequence ATGAGTTGGGATCTGGCAACACCGTTCACCATCGACCTGCGTGTCGGTGCCGACGATATCGACGGCCTCGGCCACGCCAATAATGCGGTTTATGTAACCTGGCTCGAGCGCTGCGCCTGGCGCCATTCCCAGCGCCTGGGGCTGGACCTGGCTGAGTACCGCCGTCTGGACCGGGCCATGGCCGTCGTCCGCCACGAAATCGACTACCTGGCCGCCGCCTACGAAGACGACGAGTTGCAACTGGCAACCTGGATCGTCGACTGGGACCAGCGGCTGAAAATGTCCCGGCGTTTTCAGTTGGTGCGACCCAGCGATGGCACCACCTTGCTGCGGGCGCAGACAACCTTCGTCTGCATCGAGTTATCCACAGGGCGTCCCAAGCGCATGCCGAGCGAATTCATTGACGGATACGGCCCGGCGCTGATGACCGGGGCACTGTAG
- a CDS encoding MDR family MFS transporter has translation MMSVMLGAFMAVLDIQITNSSLKDIQGALSATLEEGSWISTSYLVAEIIMIPLTAWLVQLLSARRLAVWVSLGFLVSSLLCSMSWNLESMIIFRAMQGFTGGALIPLAFTLTLIKLPEHHRAKGMAMFAMTATFAPSIGPTLGGWLTENWGWEYIFYINIPPGLLMIAGLMYGLEKKEAHWELLKSTDYAGIVTLGVGLGCLQVFLEEGHRKDWLESGLIVGLGSIALLSLIMFVILQYSKPNPLINLRILGNRNFGLSSIASLGMGVGLYGSIYLLPLYLAQIQNYNALQIGEVIMWMGIPQLFLIPLVPQLMKVISPKILCTLGFGLFGLASFSSGVLNPDFAGEQFNQIQIIRALGQPMIMVTISLIATAYIQPQDAGSASSLFNILRNLGGAIGIALLATLLDARTKVYFDYLREALVPSNPQVAERLAQLAERLGSDAAALGKLSEITHQQAMIMAYNDAFHFVGIGLAISMVAVLMTRKLPQGLKAGEAH, from the coding sequence GTGATGAGCGTCATGCTTGGCGCCTTCATGGCAGTGCTGGACATCCAGATCACCAACTCCTCGCTCAAGGACATCCAGGGCGCCCTGTCGGCGACCCTGGAGGAAGGTTCCTGGATCTCCACCTCGTACCTGGTGGCCGAGATCATCATGATCCCGCTGACCGCCTGGCTGGTGCAGCTGCTGTCGGCCAGGCGCCTGGCGGTCTGGGTTTCCCTGGGGTTTCTGGTGTCTTCGCTGCTGTGCTCCATGTCCTGGAACCTGGAGAGCATGATCATTTTCCGCGCCATGCAGGGCTTCACTGGCGGCGCATTGATCCCGCTGGCGTTCACCCTGACCTTGATCAAGTTGCCCGAACACCATCGCGCCAAGGGCATGGCCATGTTCGCCATGACCGCTACTTTCGCGCCCTCCATCGGCCCGACCCTGGGCGGCTGGCTCACCGAGAACTGGGGCTGGGAATACATCTTCTACATCAACATCCCGCCGGGCCTGTTGATGATCGCCGGCCTGATGTATGGCCTGGAAAAGAAAGAAGCCCACTGGGAATTACTCAAAAGCACCGACTACGCCGGCATCGTCACCCTGGGTGTGGGCCTGGGGTGCCTGCAGGTGTTCCTGGAGGAAGGCCACCGCAAGGACTGGCTGGAGTCGGGCCTGATTGTCGGGCTTGGCAGCATCGCCCTGCTGAGCCTGATCATGTTCGTGATCCTGCAATACTCAAAGCCCAACCCGCTGATCAACCTGCGCATCCTCGGCAATCGCAACTTCGGTTTGTCGAGCATCGCCAGCCTGGGCATGGGGGTCGGGCTGTATGGTTCGATCTACCTGCTGCCGCTGTACCTGGCGCAGATCCAGAACTACAACGCCTTGCAGATCGGCGAAGTCATCATGTGGATGGGCATTCCCCAGCTGTTCCTGATTCCGCTGGTGCCGCAACTGATGAAGGTCATCTCGCCGAAAATCCTCTGCACCCTGGGTTTTGGCCTGTTTGGCCTGGCCAGCTTCAGTTCTGGCGTGCTCAACCCGGACTTCGCCGGCGAACAGTTCAACCAGATCCAGATCATCCGCGCGCTGGGCCAACCGATGATCATGGTGACCATCTCGCTGATTGCGACGGCGTACATTCAGCCGCAGGACGCGGGCTCGGCGTCGAGCCTGTTCAACATCCTGCGCAACCTCGGCGGGGCCATCGGCATTGCACTGCTGGCGACCTTGCTGGATGCGCGCACCAAGGTGTATTTCGATTACCTGCGTGAAGCGCTGGTGCCGAGCAATCCGCAGGTGGCCGAGCGCCTGGCGCAGTTGGCCGAGCGGCTGGGGAGTGATGCTGCGGCACTGGGCAAGTTGAGTGAGATTACCCACCAGCAGGCGATGATCATGGCCTACAACGATGCCTTCCATTTCGTCGGCATCGGATTGGCGATCAGCATGGTAGCGGTGCTGATGACGCGCAAATTGCCGCAAGGATTGAAGGCCGGAGAAGCGCACTGA
- a CDS encoding tRNA dihydrouridine synthase, whose translation MQIALAPMEGLVDNILRDVLTQVGGIDWCVTEFIRVCDRLLPAATFDKLAPELRHGAQTLAGVPLRVQLLGSDPVCLAENAVLACELGAPVIDLNFGCPAKTVNKSRGGAVLLKEPELLHAILREVRRAVPAHIPVTAKMRLGFDSPDGALDCALALAEGGAEQLVVHARTKVDGYKPPAHWEWVARVQDVVKVPVYANGEVWTLEDWRRCREVSGVEDIMLGRGLVSRPDLARQIAAERDGVEFVPMDWQSLLPLIHDFWGQACAQLTPRQAPGRLKQWVAMLTRTYPEAVELFTELRRETDCDRVGQLIGMPVSEAA comes from the coding sequence ATGCAAATTGCCCTGGCCCCGATGGAGGGGCTGGTCGACAACATCCTTCGTGACGTACTGACCCAGGTGGGCGGTATCGACTGGTGTGTCACCGAGTTCATTCGCGTCTGCGACCGGCTACTGCCGGCGGCCACCTTCGACAAACTGGCGCCGGAGCTGCGCCACGGTGCGCAGACCCTGGCCGGGGTGCCCTTGCGTGTGCAGCTTCTGGGTTCGGACCCTGTGTGCCTGGCCGAGAACGCCGTCCTGGCGTGTGAGTTGGGCGCGCCGGTGATCGACCTGAACTTCGGCTGCCCGGCCAAGACGGTGAACAAGTCCCGTGGCGGCGCAGTACTGCTCAAGGAGCCGGAGTTGCTCCATGCCATCTTGCGTGAGGTGCGCCGTGCGGTGCCTGCGCACATTCCGGTCACCGCCAAGATGCGCCTGGGTTTCGACAGCCCGGATGGCGCGCTGGACTGCGCCCTGGCCCTGGCCGAAGGCGGCGCCGAACAATTGGTGGTGCATGCGCGGACCAAGGTCGACGGCTACAAGCCACCTGCGCATTGGGAGTGGGTGGCCCGGGTGCAGGACGTGGTCAAGGTGCCGGTCTACGCCAACGGTGAAGTCTGGACCCTTGAAGACTGGCGACGTTGCCGCGAGGTCAGCGGTGTCGAAGACATCATGCTCGGTCGTGGCCTGGTGTCCCGTCCGGACCTGGCCCGGCAGATCGCCGCTGAGCGTGATGGTGTCGAATTCGTGCCCATGGACTGGCAGAGCCTGTTGCCATTGATCCATGACTTCTGGGGGCAAGCGTGTGCGCAGTTGACCCCACGGCAGGCGCCGGGGCGCTTGAAGCAATGGGTAGCGATGCTGACCCGTACTTACCCGGAAGCCGTCGAGCTGTTCACCGAGCTGCGCCGGGAAACCGACTGTGATCGCGTCGGGCAGTTGATTGGCATGCCGGTCAGCGAGGCGGCCTGA
- a CDS encoding Hsp20 family protein: MTTAFSLAPLFRHSVGFDRFNDLFESAARNEAGSSYPPYNVEKHGEDHYRIVVAAAGFQEQDLDLQVEKGVLTVTGGKRENSGESVTYLHQGIAQRAFKLSFRLADHIEVKAAGLANGLLSIDLLRIVPEEAKAKRIPINGDSKPALN; the protein is encoded by the coding sequence ATGACTACTGCTTTTTCTCTGGCTCCACTGTTCCGTCATTCCGTAGGTTTCGACCGTTTCAACGACCTGTTCGAGTCCGCGGCGCGTAATGAGGCGGGTAGCAGCTACCCTCCCTACAACGTTGAAAAACATGGCGAAGACCACTATCGAATCGTTGTTGCCGCAGCCGGTTTCCAGGAACAAGACCTGGACCTGCAAGTGGAAAAAGGCGTCTTGACCGTTACGGGCGGCAAGCGCGAAAACAGCGGTGAAAGCGTCACCTACCTGCATCAGGGCATTGCCCAACGGGCGTTCAAGTTGTCCTTCCGCCTGGCCGACCATATCGAGGTCAAGGCCGCGGGGCTGGCCAACGGCCTGCTCAGCATCGACCTGCTGCGCATCGTGCCTGAAGAGGCCAAGGCCAAGCGCATCCCGATCAATGGGGACAGCAAGCCTGCGCTGAACTGA
- a CDS encoding HlyD family secretion protein, with translation MPAQLKRRLLVFLTLVLLIALAFLAHWYLKGRFYESTDNAYVQGEITRVSSQLGARIDEVLVQDNQHVAKGDLLVRLEPDDFRLAVERARAALDTREAERLQAESRLTQQASLIAAGQAQVAANQATLGRAELDLNRAQALRKPGYVSEERVTTLSAENHVARSLVSKAQADLQGQRQQVNALTAEIKRLDAQIVNARTELAQAELNLTRSEIHAPISGMIGQRAARNGQVVQTGAYLLSIVPDEDIWIQANFKETQIGHMQPGQKAELVFDSYPDTPIQARVNSLFAASGAQFSLLPPDNATGNFTKVVQRIPVKLTFDADNPLHGRIRPGMSVTATVDIRASADNGR, from the coding sequence ATGCCTGCCCAACTCAAGCGTCGCCTGCTGGTTTTTCTCACCCTTGTCCTGCTGATTGCCCTCGCCTTTCTCGCCCACTGGTACCTCAAGGGGCGCTTCTACGAAAGCACCGACAACGCCTATGTACAGGGCGAAATCACCCGGGTGTCCAGTCAACTGGGTGCGCGCATCGATGAAGTCTTGGTGCAGGACAACCAGCATGTCGCCAAGGGCGACCTGCTGGTGCGCCTGGAGCCGGACGACTTTCGCCTGGCCGTGGAACGCGCCCGTGCTGCGCTGGACACCCGTGAAGCCGAACGCCTGCAAGCCGAAAGCCGCCTGACCCAGCAAGCCAGCCTGATTGCCGCAGGCCAGGCGCAAGTCGCCGCCAACCAGGCCACCCTTGGACGTGCCGAACTGGATCTCAACCGTGCCCAGGCGCTGCGCAAGCCGGGCTACGTCTCAGAGGAGCGGGTCACCACCCTGTCGGCTGAAAACCACGTCGCCCGCTCCCTGGTGAGCAAGGCCCAGGCCGACCTGCAAGGCCAGCGCCAGCAGGTCAACGCCCTGACCGCCGAAATCAAGCGCCTGGACGCCCAGATCGTCAATGCCCGCACCGAACTGGCCCAAGCCGAACTGAACCTGACCCGCAGCGAAATCCATGCGCCGATCAGCGGCATGATCGGCCAGCGGGCGGCCCGCAATGGCCAAGTGGTCCAGACCGGTGCCTACCTGCTGTCCATCGTTCCGGACGAAGACATCTGGATTCAGGCCAACTTCAAGGAAACCCAGATCGGCCATATGCAGCCAGGGCAAAAAGCCGAACTGGTGTTCGACAGCTATCCCGACACCCCGATCCAGGCCCGGGTCAACAGCCTGTTCGCCGCCTCCGGCGCCCAGTTCAGCCTGCTGCCGCCGGACAACGCCACCGGCAACTTCACCAAGGTGGTACAGCGCATTCCGGTGAAACTCACCTTCGATGCCGACAACCCCTTGCACGGCAGAATTCGCCCTGGCATGTCGGTTACCGCGACCGTGGATATCCGAGCCAGCGCCGACAATGGCCGGTGA
- a CDS encoding alpha/beta fold hydrolase has translation MNTLTWIRSVNGTLGRLAPEHVASKMRRAFMTPRNLPPREWELPLLARAERITLRFGLSALRWGKGPTVLLMHGWEGRPTQFAHLIDTLVQSGYTAVSLEGPAHGHSPGHQANVVLFARALLEAAAELPPLKAVIGHSMGGASVMLALQWGLRAERAVSIAAPAHLMGVLRGFANRLGMPARARAAFVRQIERDVGIQVSRLNVSGYQLEIPALIVHAEDDSLIPSSEARAIHEAWFDSRLMLLPEGGHQRVLSDPHLIEGVMTLLARQHVPARQSA, from the coding sequence ATGAACACCTTGACCTGGATTCGTAGCGTCAACGGCACCCTCGGACGGCTGGCGCCGGAGCATGTGGCGAGCAAGATGCGTCGTGCCTTCATGACCCCGCGCAACCTGCCACCGCGTGAGTGGGAGCTGCCGTTGCTCGCACGTGCAGAGCGCATCACCTTGCGTTTCGGGTTGTCGGCCTTGCGCTGGGGCAAGGGCCCCACGGTGTTGCTGATGCACGGCTGGGAAGGGCGGCCCACCCAGTTTGCGCATCTGATCGATACCCTGGTGCAGTCGGGCTATACCGCCGTGTCGCTGGAGGGGCCGGCCCATGGTCATTCTCCGGGCCATCAGGCAAACGTCGTGCTGTTTGCCCGGGCTTTGTTGGAAGCGGCCGCCGAATTGCCCCCGCTCAAAGCCGTTATCGGTCATTCCATGGGCGGGGCCAGTGTCATGCTCGCCCTGCAGTGGGGGTTACGGGCTGAACGGGCGGTCAGCATCGCCGCGCCTGCGCACTTGATGGGTGTTTTGCGCGGCTTTGCCAATCGCCTGGGCATGCCGGCACGGGCGCGTGCGGCCTTTGTTCGCCAGATTGAGCGTGACGTCGGAATTCAAGTCTCGCGGCTGAACGTCAGCGGTTACCAGCTGGAAATCCCGGCGTTGATCGTGCACGCCGAAGACGACAGCCTAATCCCATCTAGCGAGGCCCGGGCAATTCACGAGGCCTGGTTCGACAGTCGCTTGATGCTGCTGCCCGAGGGCGGACACCAGCGCGTATTGTCCGACCCGCATTTGATCGAAGGCGTCATGACCCTGCTGGCGCGGCAGCATGTGCCAGCCCGACAATCAGCCTGA
- a CDS encoding amino acid aminotransferase encodes MSLFSAVELAPRDPILGLNEAFNADTRSNKVNLGVGVYCNEEGRIPLLRAVIEAETQRAAQHASRGYLPIDGIAAYDQAVQKLLFGAESPLLAAGRVITTQAVGGTGALKIGADFLKQISPNAVVAISDPSWENHRALFEAAGFPVQNYRYYDAATNDVNRSGMLEDLNALPSGSIIVLHACCHNPTGVDLSLDDWKNVLEVVKAKGHVPFLDMAYQGFGDGIHEDAFAVRLFAESGLDFFVSSSFSKSFSLYGERVGALSIITESKEESARVLSQVKRVIRTNYSNPPTHGATIVATVLNSPELRAMWEEELGEMRQRIHGMRKQMVELLAEYGAQRDFSFVGRQRGMFSYSGLTVEQVARLKNEFGIYALDTGRICVATLNQSNIHVVTKAIVEVL; translated from the coding sequence ATGAGCCTGTTTTCCGCTGTCGAGCTGGCACCACGCGATCCCATTCTGGGCCTCAACGAAGCTTTCAACGCCGATACCCGTAGCAACAAGGTCAACTTGGGTGTAGGTGTGTACTGCAACGAAGAAGGGCGTATCCCACTGCTGCGCGCAGTGATCGAAGCCGAAACCCAGCGCGCTGCCCAGCACGCTTCCCGCGGTTACCTGCCGATCGATGGCATCGCCGCCTACGACCAGGCCGTGCAGAAGCTGCTGTTCGGTGCCGAGTCGCCACTGCTGGCCGCAGGCCGGGTCATCACCACCCAGGCCGTCGGTGGGACCGGCGCCCTGAAGATCGGTGCCGACTTCCTCAAGCAGATTTCGCCAAACGCCGTGGTTGCCATCAGCGACCCTAGCTGGGAAAACCACCGCGCCCTTTTTGAAGCCGCCGGCTTCCCGGTCCAGAACTACCGCTACTACGACGCCGCCACCAACGACGTCAACCGCAGCGGCATGCTCGAAGACCTCAACGCCCTGCCCTCCGGCTCGATCATCGTCCTGCACGCCTGCTGCCACAACCCGACTGGCGTCGACCTGAGCCTGGACGACTGGAAAAACGTTCTGGAAGTCGTCAAGGCCAAGGGCCACGTGCCATTCCTCGACATGGCCTACCAGGGCTTTGGCGACGGCATCCACGAAGACGCCTTTGCCGTACGCCTGTTCGCCGAGTCGGGCCTGGACTTCTTCGTCTCCAGCTCGTTCTCCAAATCCTTCTCGCTGTACGGCGAGCGTGTTGGCGCCCTGTCGATCATCACCGAGTCCAAGGAAGAGAGCGCTCGCGTGCTGTCCCAGGTCAAACGCGTGATCCGCACCAACTACTCCAACCCGCCGACTCACGGCGCCACCATCGTTGCCACCGTGCTCAACAGCCCGGAACTGCGCGCAATGTGGGAAGAGGAGCTGGGTGAAATGCGCCAGCGCATCCACGGCATGCGCAAGCAGATGGTCGAGCTGCTGGCCGAATACGGCGCCCAGCGCGATTTCAGCTTCGTCGGTCGTCAGCGCGGCATGTTCTCCTACTCGGGCCTGACCGTTGAGCAAGTGGCACGCCTGAAGAACGAGTTCGGCATCTACGCCCTGGATACCGGTCGCATTTGCGTTGCCACCCTGAATCAGAGCAACATCCATGTGGTGACCAAGGCCATCGTCGAGGTCCTGTAA